A single window of Pyrus communis chromosome 10, drPyrComm1.1, whole genome shotgun sequence DNA harbors:
- the LOC137749004 gene encoding auxin-responsive protein SAUR50-like encodes MAISKKSNKLPQTAALKQILKRCSSFGKKNGHNNEGGLPDDVPRGHFAVYVGENRSRYIIPISWLGHPEFQTLLQRAEEEFGFNHDMGLTIPCEEVVFRSLIHQIY; translated from the coding sequence ATGgctatcagcaaaaaatcaaaCAAGCTACCTCAAACAGCAGCCTTGAAGCAAATTCTGAAAAGATGCTCAagttttgggaagaaaaatgggCACAACAATGAAGGTGGTCTTCCAGATGATGTGCCAAGAGGGCATTTTGCAGTGTATGTTGGTGAAAACAGAAGCAGATACATCATCCCAATTTCATGGCTGGGGCATCCAGAGTTTCAAACTCTTCTCCAAAGAGCTGAGGAGGAGTTTGGATTTAACCACGATATGGGTTTAACTATTCCTTGCGAAGAAGTCGTTTTTCGATCTCTAATCcaccaaatttattga